The Meiothermus cerbereus DSM 11376 genome includes a region encoding these proteins:
- the der gene encoding ribosome biogenesis GTPase Der, producing the protein MYRVVIVGRPNVGKSSLFNKLMGLRAAPEKAAKAGSQFAVVADVPGVTRDLKEGVVESEQGRFKLIDTGGLWSGDVWEKKIKQKVERAIQDADLVLFAVDGRSDIVTADLEVADFLRRQGKPVLLVATKVDDPKHEAYLGNLYALGFGEPTPTSAAHGRGFDDLLERIWAMLPVRQSESEPEVVPIRLAIVGRPNAGKSSLLNAILGEERVIVSEIPGTTRDSIDVEFDYGGSRFLLVDTAGIRKRPETGVEEQAIGRAHQAILDADVVLLVIDPKEVGDHELKLANEALEAGKPVIVTITKWDLIESKEEAKRVRADLALKLSHIQHLPILYVSSVTKQNLHKLLSEAARLFELARVRFETAELNRWLSLWSTQTMLPNFKGKPLKLFFLTQPEVAPPTFVFFCNHPEFVTRAFEGFLRNRIGEDLGLREIPFRMVFRGRREPKGEGART; encoded by the coding sequence ATGTATAGAGTGGTTATTGTGGGCCGCCCCAACGTGGGCAAGTCGAGCCTCTTCAACAAGTTGATGGGGCTGCGTGCGGCCCCGGAAAAAGCCGCCAAAGCCGGGAGCCAGTTTGCAGTGGTGGCCGATGTGCCCGGGGTCACCCGCGATCTCAAAGAGGGCGTGGTGGAAAGCGAGCAGGGCCGCTTCAAGCTGATCGATACTGGGGGCCTGTGGTCGGGCGACGTGTGGGAGAAGAAAATCAAGCAAAAAGTCGAGCGCGCCATTCAAGACGCCGACCTGGTGCTCTTTGCGGTGGATGGCCGCAGCGACATTGTGACGGCCGACCTCGAGGTCGCCGACTTTCTGCGCCGCCAGGGCAAGCCGGTGCTGCTGGTGGCCACCAAAGTAGACGACCCCAAGCACGAGGCCTACCTGGGCAATTTGTATGCCCTGGGCTTTGGCGAGCCCACTCCCACCAGTGCGGCCCACGGGCGTGGCTTCGACGATTTACTGGAGCGCATCTGGGCCATGCTTCCGGTTCGCCAGAGCGAGAGCGAGCCCGAAGTGGTGCCCATCCGCCTGGCCATTGTGGGCCGCCCCAACGCGGGTAAATCCAGCCTGCTTAACGCCATTCTGGGCGAGGAGCGGGTGATTGTGTCGGAGATCCCCGGCACCACCCGCGACTCTATCGATGTGGAGTTCGACTACGGGGGCAGCCGGTTCTTGCTGGTAGACACCGCCGGCATTCGCAAGCGGCCCGAGACCGGGGTCGAGGAACAGGCCATTGGGCGGGCCCACCAGGCCATTCTGGATGCCGATGTGGTCTTGCTGGTCATAGACCCCAAGGAAGTGGGCGACCACGAGCTAAAACTAGCCAACGAGGCCCTCGAGGCCGGTAAGCCGGTGATCGTGACCATTACCAAGTGGGATCTGATCGAGAGCAAAGAGGAAGCCAAGCGGGTGCGGGCCGACCTGGCCCTCAAACTTTCCCACATCCAGCACCTGCCGATCCTCTACGTTTCGTCGGTTACCAAGCAGAACCTGCACAAGCTGCTTTCCGAGGCTGCGCGGCTTTTTGAGCTGGCTCGAGTGCGTTTCGAGACCGCCGAGCTCAACCGCTGGCTTTCGCTCTGGAGCACCCAGACCATGCTCCCCAACTTCAAGGGCAAGCCCCTCAAGCTCTTTTTCCTCACCCAGCCCGAGGTAGCTCCCCCCACCTTTGTCTTTTTTTGCAACCACCCCGAGTTCGTAACGCGGGCCTTCGAGGGTTTTTTGCGCAACCGCATCGGCGAAGACCTGGGTTTGCGCGAGATTCCTTTTCGGATGGTGTTCCGCGGGCGCAGGGAGCCGAAA
- a CDS encoding SDR family NAD(P)-dependent oxidoreductase: MKPKVCLVVGMGRGIGLSVARRFGREGYRLGLVARNEASLENYAGALELDGYTVGRFPADVSRTSQLISAVREAEKQLGPIEVLVYNAYASQESRASELSLEALEETLKVNLYGALVAAQLVIPGMLSRRKGTLLFTGGGLALNPQPDRAALSIGKAALRALVGSLSKELYHEGIHVATVTIAGQIRRNTPFDPDLIAEKFWELHAQPPGQWKTEIVYQG; the protein is encoded by the coding sequence ATGAAGCCTAAAGTTTGCTTGGTGGTAGGCATGGGGCGGGGCATTGGGCTCAGCGTGGCCCGGCGCTTCGGGCGGGAGGGGTATCGGCTGGGCCTGGTGGCCCGCAACGAAGCCAGTCTGGAAAACTACGCGGGGGCCCTCGAGCTCGACGGCTATACTGTTGGGCGCTTTCCCGCCGATGTATCGCGCACCTCCCAGCTCATCTCCGCCGTCCGCGAGGCCGAAAAGCAGCTTGGCCCCATCGAGGTTCTGGTGTACAACGCCTACGCCTCCCAGGAAAGCCGGGCCTCGGAATTGAGCCTGGAGGCCCTCGAGGAGACCCTAAAGGTCAACCTCTACGGCGCCCTGGTCGCGGCTCAACTGGTCATTCCGGGTATGCTGTCGCGCCGGAAGGGTACCCTTCTGTTTACCGGAGGCGGCCTGGCCCTTAACCCCCAGCCCGACCGGGCCGCACTCTCGATCGGCAAGGCCGCGCTGCGGGCCCTGGTGGGCTCCCTCAGCAAGGAGCTGTATCACGAAGGCATCCATGTCGCTACCGTGACCATCGCCGGCCAGATCCGGCGCAACACCCCCTTCGACCCCGACCTGATCGCCGAAAAATTCTGGGAGCTGCACGCCCAGCCTCCGGGCCAGTGGAAGACCGAAATCGTCTACCAGGGTTGA
- a CDS encoding ion transporter — MSATPNALARLVESASFNRFVTAIILLAALLVGLETYPPLMERYGPTLEGLNDLVLAIFAIEVLLRMAALWPRPLRYFQSGWNVFDFAIVAVSLLPGLGSYAVVARLLRLLRALRLIRTLPDLQIILGALLRSIPSIGYVLLLMMLLLYVYAVAGVFLFGPNDPFHFGNLHTALLTLFSILTLEGWVDVLRIQYFGCERFELPDPSLCTQPVAQPLVSTLYMVSFVLLGTLVFLNLLVGIIVNSMDEMRKSLQEHRVPPSGLEGQLEEVQARLREAQALLSSLQGQQK; from the coding sequence GTGAGTGCTACGCCCAACGCCCTGGCCCGCCTGGTGGAGTCGGCCTCCTTCAACCGCTTCGTAACCGCCATCATCCTGCTGGCCGCCCTGCTGGTGGGCCTCGAGACCTACCCACCCCTCATGGAGCGCTACGGCCCCACGCTTGAGGGGCTCAACGACCTGGTGCTGGCTATTTTTGCTATAGAGGTTTTGCTGCGCATGGCGGCCCTCTGGCCCCGCCCGTTGCGCTACTTCCAGAGCGGCTGGAACGTTTTCGATTTCGCCATCGTGGCTGTTAGCCTGCTGCCAGGGCTGGGCAGCTACGCGGTGGTGGCCCGCCTGCTGCGGCTGCTGCGGGCGCTGCGGCTCATCCGTACCCTGCCCGATCTCCAGATTATTCTGGGCGCTTTGCTGCGCAGCATTCCTTCCATTGGCTACGTGCTGCTGCTGATGATGCTGCTGCTCTACGTCTACGCGGTGGCCGGGGTGTTTTTGTTCGGCCCCAACGACCCCTTCCACTTTGGCAACCTGCACACCGCCCTGCTCACCCTCTTCAGCATCCTTACCCTGGAAGGCTGGGTGGACGTGCTCCGCATTCAGTATTTTGGCTGTGAGCGCTTCGAGCTGCCCGACCCCAGCCTGTGCACCCAGCCGGTGGCCCAGCCCCTGGTCTCGACCCTCTACATGGTCTCGTTTGTGCTGCTGGGCACGCTGGTGTTTTTGAACCTGCTGGTGGGCATCATCGTCAACAGCATGGACGAGATGCGCAAAAGCCTGCAGGAGCACAGAGTACCCCCTAGCGGCCTCGAGGGCCAACTGGAAGAAGTGCAGGCCAGGCTACGGGAAGCCCAGGCTCTGCTCAGCAGCCTGCAAGGGCAACAAAAATAA
- a CDS encoding lysophospholipid acyltransferase family protein, whose translation MGHPYAIQPKTPWQRFGVWALKMLGWTAVMAPPPGKKFVLVGYPHTSNWDFLYALLWGMASGTRFRWVGKRELFPPVLGVVMRWLGGIPVDRSKSGGDFVRQVARIFEQHDNLWVVVAAEGTRSRAPYWRSGFYYMALEAKVPIALAYIDYSRKEVGVGGYFTPSGNLEADFEQIRAFYADKVGRNPSKQSPIQLKPKDSA comes from the coding sequence ATGGGTCATCCCTATGCCATCCAGCCCAAAACGCCCTGGCAGCGCTTTGGGGTGTGGGCTTTAAAGATGCTGGGCTGGACCGCGGTCATGGCCCCACCCCCAGGTAAAAAGTTTGTGCTGGTGGGCTACCCCCACACCTCCAACTGGGACTTTTTGTACGCCCTCTTGTGGGGCATGGCCTCGGGCACGCGCTTTAGGTGGGTGGGTAAGAGAGAGCTGTTTCCCCCGGTGCTGGGGGTGGTGATGAGGTGGCTGGGCGGCATCCCGGTAGACCGCTCCAAGTCTGGCGGCGATTTTGTCCGTCAGGTGGCCCGCATCTTCGAGCAGCACGACAACCTGTGGGTGGTGGTGGCCGCCGAGGGCACCCGCAGCCGCGCCCCCTACTGGCGGAGCGGGTTTTACTACATGGCCCTCGAGGCCAAGGTGCCAATTGCGCTGGCCTATATCGACTACAGCCGCAAGGAAGTGGGCGTCGGGGGCTACTTCACCCCCAGCGGCAACCTCGAGGCCGACTTCGAGCAAATCCGGGCCTTCTACGCCGACAAGGTAGGCCGCAACCCCAGCAAGCAAAGCCCCATCCAGCTCAAGCCAAAGGATAGTGCCTAG
- the prfA gene encoding peptide chain release factor 1, with protein MLEKLESLESEYQALERQLADPAVLTNQTEYQRISKRYAEMGHLVKVIRNYKEALAHLEGARELQFDPELGEMAQADIEALQPRIQALEAELELLLLPKDPLDEKNAIVEIRAGTGGEEAALFAAELRDMIMEYARRGGYKVELLDTSLTDLGGVSKVSFEVTGPGAYGYLKYEAGVHRVQRVPATETQGRIHTSTATVAVMPEAEEVDVQLDPADLEITVSRASGPGGQGVNTTDSAVQVLHKPTGMIVSCMESRSQIKNKEKALAILRSRLLEIKRAEEAARRREDRLAQIGAGERSEKIRTYNFPQSRVTDHRIGFTTHDLEGVLSGDLSKLHEALRKADQERQLEALSSKTA; from the coding sequence ATGCTAGAGAAACTTGAATCCCTTGAATCCGAGTACCAGGCGCTCGAGCGCCAACTGGCCGACCCGGCGGTGCTCACTAACCAGACCGAGTATCAACGCATTAGCAAGCGCTACGCTGAGATGGGCCACCTGGTCAAGGTTATTCGCAACTACAAGGAAGCCCTGGCCCACCTCGAGGGGGCCCGCGAATTGCAGTTCGACCCCGAGCTAGGGGAAATGGCCCAGGCCGACATCGAGGCCCTACAGCCCCGCATCCAGGCCCTCGAGGCCGAGCTCGAGCTCTTGCTGCTGCCCAAAGACCCCCTCGACGAGAAAAACGCCATCGTGGAGATCCGGGCCGGCACCGGGGGCGAGGAGGCCGCGCTTTTTGCCGCCGAGCTGCGGGACATGATCATGGAGTATGCCCGGCGGGGCGGCTACAAGGTAGAGCTCCTGGACACCTCGCTCACCGACCTGGGAGGGGTATCCAAGGTCTCCTTCGAGGTGACGGGGCCCGGGGCTTACGGCTACCTGAAGTACGAGGCGGGGGTACACCGCGTGCAGCGGGTTCCGGCCACCGAGACCCAGGGGCGCATCCACACCTCCACCGCCACCGTGGCGGTGATGCCCGAGGCCGAGGAAGTAGACGTACAGCTCGACCCCGCCGACCTCGAGATCACCGTCTCGCGGGCCTCGGGGCCGGGGGGCCAGGGGGTCAACACCACCGACTCGGCGGTGCAGGTTTTGCACAAGCCCACTGGCATGATTGTCTCCTGTATGGAGTCGCGCAGCCAGATTAAAAACAAGGAGAAAGCCCTCGCCATCCTGCGCTCGCGCCTCCTGGAGATCAAGCGGGCCGAAGAGGCCGCCCGCCGCCGCGAAGACCGCCTGGCCCAGATTGGCGCAGGTGAGCGCTCGGAGAAAATCCGCACCTACAACTTCCCCCAGTCGCGCGTGACCGACCACCGCATCGGCTTCACCACCCACGACCTGGAAGGGGTGCTCTCGGGCGACCTCTCCAAGCTACACGAGGCCCTGCGCAAAGCCGACCAGGAACGCCAGCTCGAGGCCCTGTCCAGCAAGACCGCCTAG
- a CDS encoding NUDIX hydrolase, which yields MRRDLLVAAAILMDKQGRVLLVANDWSRRGRVRYTLPGGMVEAGETVLAAIAREVLEETGLRVKAIQHLAYVVQVEDARKSERTVAIAFRADYEGLLNPKDPDGHIVEARFFTAEEVAIKLDEHRPLLEPLMDYLKGERGRFYAYSSWGGEGTRV from the coding sequence TTGCGACGTGACCTATTGGTGGCGGCAGCCATCCTGATGGACAAGCAGGGGCGGGTCTTGCTGGTCGCCAACGACTGGAGCCGCCGCGGCAGGGTACGCTATACCCTGCCTGGAGGAATGGTCGAAGCGGGCGAAACCGTGCTGGCTGCCATTGCACGGGAAGTACTCGAGGAAACCGGCCTGCGGGTTAAGGCTATCCAGCACCTGGCCTATGTGGTACAGGTGGAGGACGCCCGCAAAAGCGAGCGCACCGTCGCCATAGCCTTTCGCGCCGATTACGAGGGCCTGCTCAACCCCAAAGACCCCGATGGGCACATCGTGGAGGCCCGCTTCTTCACTGCCGAAGAGGTCGCCATCAAGCTAGACGAGCACCGGCCTTTGCTGGAGCCCCTGATGGACTACCTGAAGGGAGAACGGGGCCGTTTTTATGCCTACTCAAGCTGGGGCGGCGAGGGCACCAGAGTTTGA
- the pheT gene encoding phenylalanine--tRNA ligase subunit beta — MKIVYSWLKEFLPDAPSSARLEELLAGLGLETESISRLAPPPGQVVFGRVLQVENLEGKAVRRLVVDIGREVQIVSGAPNAKTGMGVALALPGAVLPDGSELSIRKIAGLESYGMALSAKELGVGDYAGGLLEFAPEALPPGTPLAEVWGPEEVIEVEITPNRPDWLSVYGVARDLAALGLTLVQPSPKPQRTPLSLPFGVWIEDPEGCDRFTLSYARGVRVGPSPLLIQRRLYAAGMRPISNVVDATNYAMLELGNPMHAYDAAFIKEGLVVRRARAGEKLVTLDGQERTLDERDLLIAVKDGQQTRPAGLAGVMGGLEDEIRDTTTAVALEVAHFDPVRVRRTARRQGLKTEASYRFERGVDKDGQLLAADRFLELLQAWGGPEVQVAQERLDLNYTQPHPPIAFRPAYTSRLVGLEYPEATQAEVLRRLGCRVEPTDQAGVWAVTPPSYRVDLSIEEDLVEEVARIVGYEQIPTTLPSFFPHPDNLGVDAPYEAIERLKQVMAGLGFQEVLNYSWSSPEECALMRASAPTVFMQNPQTADRTALRTALYPGLLKNLQTALAQGEDGPFLLFEVGKVFEQCENLHLAAMLSGDPIPGLWQKGLGGSFFALKGLLEVAARNLGSSVRVEKEAVPHLHPGISGAVFWNEQKVGHIGALHPAIAAALELPQVYLFELTLPLSKGPGGFVDIAKYPASMRDLAVVVPEPTPYAEVERLIRARAGEYLEKLEIFDVYRGKPLEEGQKSLAFHLTFRHPQRTLTDHETDSFMQNIIAALEQQGFAIRR; from the coding sequence ATGAAAATTGTTTATAGCTGGCTCAAAGAATTCCTGCCCGATGCGCCCAGCAGTGCGCGTTTGGAAGAGCTTCTGGCTGGGCTGGGCCTCGAGACCGAGTCCATCAGCCGTCTAGCCCCGCCCCCTGGTCAGGTGGTGTTTGGCCGGGTGTTGCAGGTAGAAAACCTGGAGGGTAAGGCGGTGCGCAGGCTCGTTGTGGATATCGGGCGGGAGGTGCAGATTGTCTCTGGCGCGCCCAATGCCAAAACGGGCATGGGGGTGGCGCTGGCCCTGCCGGGAGCAGTGCTGCCCGATGGAAGCGAGCTGAGCATTCGGAAAATTGCTGGCCTCGAGTCCTATGGCATGGCCCTCTCGGCCAAAGAGCTGGGGGTGGGCGATTACGCGGGGGGCCTGCTCGAGTTTGCCCCCGAGGCCCTGCCGCCCGGCACCCCCCTGGCCGAGGTCTGGGGCCCCGAGGAGGTCATCGAGGTCGAGATTACCCCCAACCGCCCCGACTGGCTCTCGGTGTACGGAGTGGCGCGCGACCTGGCCGCCCTGGGCCTGACCCTGGTGCAGCCCAGCCCCAAGCCCCAGCGCACACCCCTGTCCCTGCCTTTTGGGGTCTGGATCGAAGACCCCGAAGGTTGCGACCGCTTCACCCTGTCGTATGCAAGAGGGGTACGGGTAGGGCCCAGCCCGCTTTTAATACAGCGCCGCCTGTACGCGGCCGGGATGCGGCCCATCTCCAACGTGGTGGATGCCACCAACTACGCCATGCTCGAGCTTGGCAACCCCATGCACGCCTACGATGCGGCCTTCATCAAGGAAGGCCTGGTGGTGCGCCGGGCCAGGGCCGGGGAAAAGCTGGTTACCCTGGACGGACAGGAACGCACCCTGGATGAACGTGACCTGCTGATTGCGGTTAAGGACGGCCAGCAGACCCGTCCGGCTGGTCTGGCGGGGGTGATGGGGGGCCTCGAGGACGAAATCCGCGATACCACCACCGCGGTAGCCCTGGAGGTGGCCCACTTCGACCCCGTGCGGGTGCGCCGTACCGCCAGACGCCAGGGCCTCAAGACCGAGGCCTCTTACCGCTTCGAGCGGGGTGTGGATAAAGACGGGCAGCTCCTGGCCGCCGACCGCTTTCTGGAGCTGCTGCAAGCCTGGGGTGGCCCGGAGGTGCAGGTGGCCCAGGAGCGCCTCGACCTTAACTACACCCAGCCCCACCCGCCCATCGCCTTCCGGCCCGCCTATACCTCGAGGCTGGTGGGGCTCGAGTACCCCGAAGCCACCCAGGCTGAGGTGCTCCGTCGCCTGGGCTGTAGGGTTGAACCCACCGACCAGGCCGGGGTGTGGGCGGTAACCCCGCCCAGCTACCGGGTAGACCTCTCCATCGAGGAAGACCTGGTGGAGGAAGTGGCCCGCATTGTGGGCTACGAACAGATTCCCACCACCCTGCCCAGCTTCTTCCCCCACCCCGACAACCTGGGCGTGGACGCGCCTTACGAAGCCATCGAACGGCTCAAGCAGGTGATGGCCGGGCTGGGCTTCCAGGAAGTGCTGAACTACTCCTGGTCGTCGCCCGAGGAATGCGCCCTGATGCGGGCCTCGGCGCCAACGGTGTTCATGCAAAACCCCCAGACCGCCGACCGCACCGCTTTACGCACCGCCCTCTACCCTGGCCTGCTCAAAAATCTGCAAACTGCTCTAGCCCAGGGAGAGGACGGGCCTTTTCTTCTATTCGAGGTGGGCAAGGTCTTTGAACAATGCGAAAATCTGCACCTTGCGGCTATGCTCTCTGGCGACCCCATTCCGGGGCTATGGCAAAAGGGCCTGGGGGGCAGTTTTTTTGCCCTGAAGGGTTTGCTCGAGGTGGCTGCACGTAACCTGGGCAGCAGCGTGCGGGTCGAGAAAGAGGCTGTACCACACCTACACCCAGGTATCAGTGGAGCAGTTTTCTGGAACGAGCAAAAGGTAGGGCATATCGGTGCCCTGCACCCCGCCATTGCTGCAGCCCTGGAGCTGCCCCAGGTATACCTATTCGAGCTTACCCTGCCCCTCAGCAAGGGGCCGGGAGGCTTTGTCGATATCGCCAAATATCCTGCCTCCATGCGTGACCTGGCGGTGGTGGTGCCGGAGCCTACCCCCTATGCCGAGGTCGAGCGCCTGATTCGCGCCAGGGCAGGCGAATATCTGGAAAAGCTCGAGATTTTTGATGTGTACCGGGGCAAGCCGCTGGAGGAGGGACAAAAAAGCCTGGCCTTCCACCTGACTTTCCGCCACCCCCAGCGCACCCTGACCGACCACGAGACCGACTCGTTTATGCAGAACATCATCGCCGCGCTCGAGCAACAGGGTTTTGCCATTCGGCGCTAG
- the pheS gene encoding phenylalanine--tRNA ligase subunit alpha, with protein MDIAAALEEISGAPTLERLQGLKVHYLGKNGLLTQEMKTLGQLSPEQRKEKGRVLNEWKRALEEALEAREAELKELELQAKLEQEALDVSLPGYAFPSGGLHITSLILLELVNIFRKLGFSVVEGPEVESEFFNFDALNMPEWHPARDMQDTFWVEFGGAPESSEKGQLEHGFAIQGPFGEDVTALGGAVLRTHTSGMQIRYMIQHTPPFKIVVPGRVFRYEQTDASHEAMFHQLEGLVVGPNITMADLKGAISELARGLFGKEGRARFQPTFFPFVEPGVQFAMWWPEREKWLELGGAGMVHPYLFKAVDDYREKHGLPRVYEGMTGWAFGMGVERLALLRYGIPDIRYFYQNRLSFLRQFRG; from the coding sequence ATGGATATTGCGGCAGCACTGGAAGAAATCAGCGGGGCGCCCACTTTGGAGCGCCTGCAGGGCTTGAAGGTACACTACCTGGGGAAAAACGGCCTGCTGACCCAGGAGATGAAAACCCTGGGCCAGCTTTCGCCCGAACAGCGCAAGGAAAAAGGCCGGGTATTGAACGAGTGGAAACGGGCCCTCGAGGAGGCCCTGGAGGCACGTGAAGCAGAGCTTAAGGAACTCGAGCTTCAGGCTAAGCTCGAGCAAGAAGCCTTGGATGTTTCGCTCCCCGGCTATGCCTTTCCCTCGGGTGGACTGCACATCACCAGCCTGATTTTGCTCGAGCTGGTGAACATCTTTCGCAAGCTGGGTTTCAGCGTGGTGGAAGGCCCCGAGGTGGAGAGCGAGTTCTTCAACTTTGATGCGCTTAACATGCCCGAGTGGCACCCCGCGCGGGATATGCAGGATACCTTCTGGGTGGAGTTTGGCGGTGCGCCTGAGTCCAGTGAAAAAGGGCAGCTAGAGCACGGTTTTGCCATCCAGGGGCCTTTTGGCGAGGACGTTACCGCTTTGGGTGGGGCGGTGCTGCGAACCCATACCTCGGGGATGCAGATTCGCTACATGATTCAGCACACCCCGCCCTTCAAAATTGTGGTTCCGGGACGGGTGTTCCGCTACGAGCAGACCGACGCCTCGCACGAAGCCATGTTTCATCAGCTCGAGGGCCTGGTGGTGGGGCCCAACATCACCATGGCCGACCTCAAAGGCGCAATCAGCGAGCTGGCCCGGGGGCTTTTTGGCAAGGAGGGCAGGGCCCGTTTTCAGCCGACCTTCTTTCCCTTTGTGGAGCCGGGGGTGCAGTTTGCTATGTGGTGGCCCGAGCGAGAGAAGTGGCTCGAGCTGGGCGGCGCCGGCATGGTACACCCCTACCTGTTCAAGGCAGTAGACGACTACCGCGAAAAACATGGCTTGCCGCGGGTCTACGAGGGCATGACCGGCTGGGCTTTCGGCATGGGGGTCGAGCGGCTGGCTTTGCTGCGCTACGGCATACCCGATATTCGCTACTTCTACCAGAACCGCCTGAGCTTTTTGCGGCAGTTTAGAGGTTAG